TCTTCCCGGTGGTCTCAGCTTCGATTTCATTCATCAACTTCATCGCTTCGATAATGCAAAGGGTTTGCCCTTCGCGCACATTGTCGCCCAGTCTTACATAGACGTCAGA
This bacterium DNA region includes the following protein-coding sequences:
- a CDS encoding acetyl-CoA carboxylase, biotin carboxyl carrier protein, which produces SDVYVRLGDNVREGQTLCIIEAMKLMNEIEAETTGKISEICVKNGSPVEFGTVLFRIEP